In a genomic window of Balnearium lithotrophicum:
- a CDS encoding HD family phosphohydrolase, with amino-acid sequence MKSLSQERKNSLIVYSLVLLLSLLSTLFLLPLNFVNIPLLKPGEVSPVDIRSPVSVNAVDEEETERERERIREKYLPIFSYRERAYEEVLEKLNSLTYLTPEQKKLVRDVLNSYYKRGIISEVPKGFNEITVVTYGRRKKENPQNFLKVETIRKEFKKDLTKVLRDENLAERVSEDLKIKPNYVFLKEESEKQWKEAESKVKPIYIKIRKGEVVVRKGEKVSPKASKELKLIRKEVLKNKTLNKYFSIFLLSLVSYLSVIRLYKVISPSAYSLKNLIFSMSVITIDIFLIKFFTFLSKLIIETLNLPVNESLIYIPIVTSVIFGSMFINKKVALIHILPVTALSGFVISKPEFLIVPVSIGALFSAFDSRKFKSREVIYKSAFRGALVTVILQEIFLIYYSGFNLRSENWIEPVLTIAGALIAAVFVNGLSPLIISLFNFTTDYIYMELINLNHPLLRKLILKAPGTYSHSVMVATLAEAAAEAIGANALLAKAGGLFHDIGKLKNPQAFIENQFNGVNIHDKLPPEKSAAILRSHVEYGEELGRKYKLPKRIIDIIRQHHGTKLMKYFYHKAKELYGEDKVDEKVYRYPGPKPQFKESGIVMLADTVEAAVRSMKDKNIDLDSFIHKLIMDTIEEGQLNQSGLSLNEIGIIEKVFKKVLSGVYHSRIEYPEEKKE; translated from the coding sequence ATGAAGAGTTTGAGTCAAGAAAGGAAGAATAGTTTAATTGTTTATTCCCTAGTTCTCCTACTGAGTCTTCTATCGACCCTATTTCTACTTCCACTCAACTTTGTAAATATTCCCCTTTTAAAGCCGGGAGAGGTTAGCCCTGTTGATATCAGATCTCCGGTGTCGGTCAATGCGGTAGACGAGGAGGAGACAGAGAGGGAGAGGGAGAGGATAAGGGAAAAGTACCTTCCGATATTTTCCTACAGGGAAAGGGCTTACGAAGAGGTACTGGAAAAGTTAAACAGTCTTACATACCTAACCCCAGAACAGAAGAAGCTTGTTCGGGATGTACTGAACTCTTACTACAAGAGGGGAATAATATCTGAGGTTCCAAAGGGTTTTAACGAAATAACAGTGGTTACTTATGGTAGAAGGAAAAAAGAAAACCCTCAAAATTTCTTAAAGGTTGAAACCATCCGTAAGGAGTTTAAAAAGGACTTAACAAAGGTTCTAAGGGATGAAAATCTCGCAGAAAGGGTGTCTGAAGACTTAAAAATTAAGCCAAATTATGTTTTCCTTAAGGAGGAGAGTGAAAAGCAATGGAAGGAAGCTGAATCGAAGGTTAAGCCTATTTACATTAAAATTAGAAAGGGAGAAGTAGTAGTTAGAAAGGGTGAGAAAGTATCACCTAAGGCGTCAAAAGAATTAAAGTTAATAAGGAAAGAAGTTTTAAAAAACAAAACTCTAAATAAATATTTCTCAATTTTTTTACTTTCTTTAGTTTCATACCTGTCAGTAATAAGACTCTATAAGGTCATAAGTCCATCTGCGTACAGCTTAAAGAACTTAATTTTTTCAATGTCTGTAATTACTATAGATATCTTTCTCATAAAGTTCTTTACATTTCTCTCAAAATTGATAATTGAGACACTAAACTTACCGGTTAATGAAAGCTTAATCTACATTCCGATTGTGACGTCTGTTATTTTTGGCTCAATGTTCATAAACAAGAAAGTTGCACTTATACACATTCTTCCAGTAACAGCTCTCTCGGGATTTGTCATTTCAAAACCTGAGTTTTTAATAGTTCCCGTCAGTATAGGAGCTCTCTTCTCAGCCTTTGATTCGAGAAAGTTCAAAAGCAGGGAAGTCATTTACAAATCCGCATTTAGGGGAGCTCTCGTAACAGTTATCCTACAGGAAATCTTTCTAATTTACTACAGTGGTTTCAACTTAAGGAGTGAAAACTGGATAGAGCCTGTACTCACGATAGCAGGAGCTCTAATTGCGGCCGTTTTTGTCAACGGACTAAGCCCATTGATAATCAGTCTTTTTAACTTTACAACCGATTACATCTACATGGAACTCATAAACTTAAACCACCCCCTCCTTAGGAAGTTAATCTTAAAGGCTCCCGGAACTTACAGCCACTCTGTAATGGTAGCTACCCTTGCAGAGGCAGCAGCCGAGGCAATAGGAGCAAACGCTCTACTGGCAAAGGCAGGAGGGCTTTTCCACGACATAGGTAAACTGAAAAATCCTCAAGCGTTTATAGAGAATCAATTTAACGGAGTGAACATCCACGATAAACTTCCCCCTGAAAAGAGTGCTGCAATTTTGAGGTCTCACGTTGAGTACGGAGAGGAGTTAGGAAGGAAGTACAAACTTCCAAAGAGAATAATTGACATAATAAGGCAGCACCACGGAACAAAGTTAATGAAGTACTTCTACCACAAGGCTAAGGAACTCTACGGTGAGGACAAGGTTGATGAAAAGGTGTACAGGTATCCCGGGCCAAAGCCTCAGTTTAAGGAGTCTGGAATCGTAATGTTGGCAGATACCGTTGAAGCTGCCGTTAGGTCTATGAAGGATAAGAACATAGACCTTGATTCCTTTATACACAAACTGATAATGGATACTATAGAGGAGGGACAGTTGAACCAGAGCGGTCTATCTTTAAACGAGATAGGAATTATTGAGAAGGTCTTTAAGAAGGTCTTATCCGGGGTTTACCACAGTAGAATAGAGTATCCGGAGGAGAAGAAGGAGTAG
- a CDS encoding DUF2905 domain-containing protein gives MFEDVGKTLVFLGLILVVLGVTLVLLSKFGGSIPLGRLPGDIYIKRDNFVFFFPLASSILISILLSLLFFVITVLSRKQ, from the coding sequence ATGTTTGAAGATGTTGGAAAAACACTTGTTTTTCTGGGTCTAATACTGGTCGTCCTTGGAGTTACGTTGGTTCTACTCTCAAAATTTGGAGGCTCAATCCCCTTAGGAAGGCTTCCTGGAGATATTTACATTAAAAGGGACAACTTTGTTTTCTTCTTTCCTTTGGCAAGTAGCATCCTAATAAGTATCTTGCTCTCACTACTTTTCTTCGTAATAACTGTTTTATCGAGAAAGCAATGA